The following proteins come from a genomic window of Vicinamibacterales bacterium:
- a CDS encoding sodium:solute symporter family protein has protein sequence MHFTLVDWLIVGFYLAVVFVAGTRGQRYVRNSSSFLVAGRTMGIHVGMISLVATEIGIITYMYYAEMGVLYGFAAFMAGLIPAGIYVLVGSTGFVISRFRELELVTISEFFDKRYGRDVRVLAGVLMAVGGALNFGVFPIIEAKFLNIVTGVPPGYIVWTMVLLMTMVLIYTALGGMISVVVTNYVQYAVLAAAMIIITGYCLFGVGLGPMVATVEQRMGQSGFDPFAHKVLGWPFLCWQCLSWLALVTAWAPIASRTFSSEDTRTVRRVFFWTGFLSLGRAILPFLWGIAALTYLGARKVPAIEALPVFLSEVLPVGVAGLVLAGMLAASMSTYSGYLLAWSSVISQDVVMPLAGPRLKAKHELLINRLTVLCLTVFIIGWGLFYVVPGATYFYLQITGNLFLAGTFWTVVAGMYWKGAHRLGAYCSLLLGASATLIYFVVDDPVGWTGTIGMVSYGAALVGMVAGSVIGRRVPSTAGRVAWLTALGSAAGLAGLASMHPTGPHGWLYAWIATLAISLGLFVVISVWALVRGYGDMRRMFRRLDDEAAVATQER, from the coding sequence ATGCACTTCACCCTCGTGGACTGGTTGATCGTCGGCTTCTACCTGGCGGTGGTGTTCGTGGCCGGCACGCGCGGACAGCGCTACGTCAGGAACTCATCGAGCTTCCTGGTCGCGGGCCGGACCATGGGCATCCACGTGGGGATGATCTCGCTCGTGGCGACCGAGATCGGAATCATCACCTACATGTACTACGCCGAGATGGGCGTGCTCTATGGCTTCGCCGCCTTCATGGCGGGGCTGATTCCCGCCGGCATCTACGTCCTCGTGGGATCAACGGGCTTCGTCATCAGCCGCTTCCGGGAACTCGAACTCGTCACCATCTCCGAGTTCTTCGACAAGCGGTACGGGCGGGACGTACGGGTGCTGGCGGGCGTGCTGATGGCGGTGGGCGGCGCGTTGAACTTCGGCGTCTTCCCGATCATCGAGGCCAAGTTCCTCAACATCGTAACCGGCGTGCCGCCGGGCTACATCGTGTGGACGATGGTGCTGTTGATGACGATGGTGCTGATCTACACCGCGCTCGGCGGGATGATCTCGGTCGTCGTCACGAACTACGTCCAGTATGCCGTGTTGGCAGCGGCGATGATCATCATCACGGGCTACTGCCTCTTCGGCGTCGGCCTCGGTCCGATGGTGGCGACGGTCGAGCAGCGAATGGGTCAATCCGGCTTCGACCCATTCGCGCACAAGGTGTTGGGCTGGCCGTTCCTGTGCTGGCAGTGCCTTTCGTGGCTGGCGCTCGTCACGGCGTGGGCGCCGATCGCGTCGAGGACCTTCTCGTCCGAGGACACGCGGACGGTGCGCCGTGTGTTCTTCTGGACCGGCTTCCTGAGCCTCGGGCGGGCGATCCTGCCCTTCCTCTGGGGCATCGCCGCGCTGACCTATCTCGGGGCGCGCAAGGTGCCGGCCATCGAGGCGCTGCCGGTGTTCCTGTCCGAGGTGCTGCCGGTGGGCGTCGCCGGCCTGGTGCTGGCCGGCATGCTGGCGGCCTCGATGTCCACCTACAGCGGCTACCTGCTCGCGTGGAGTTCGGTGATCTCGCAGGACGTGGTGATGCCGCTCGCGGGCCCGCGCTTGAAAGCGAAGCACGAACTGCTGATCAACCGCCTCACCGTGCTGTGTCTGACCGTCTTCATCATCGGGTGGGGCCTGTTCTACGTCGTGCCCGGCGCCACGTACTTCTACCTGCAGATCACGGGGAATCTGTTCCTGGCCGGCACGTTCTGGACGGTCGTCGCAGGGATGTACTGGAAGGGCGCGCACCGGCTCGGGGCCTACTGCTCGTTGCTGCTCGGCGCGAGCGCCACCCTGATCTACTTCGTCGTGGACGACCCGGTGGGCTGGACCGGCACGATCGGGATGGTCAGCTACGGGGCGGCCCTGGTAGGAATGGTCGCGGGCTCGGTGATCGGACGGCGTGTACCGTCGACGGCTGGGCGGGTTGCGTGGCTCACCGCGCTCGGTAGCGCCGCAGGCCTGGCGGGGCTGGCCTCGATGCACCCCACTGGCCCGCACGGGTGGCTCTACGCCTGGATCGCAACGCTGGCGATCTCTCTTGGGCTCTTTGTCGTGATCTCCGTCTGGGCCCTCGTGCGAGGCTATGGCGACATGCGTCGGATGTTCAGGCGGCTCGACGATGAGGCCGCCGTCGCCACGCAGGAGAGGTGA
- a CDS encoding glucosamine-6-phosphate deaminase: MDVRIFESKPALAAAAAVEASGLIRAAIAATGHARLIAATGAAQFEFLEALAGTPGIEWSRTEFFHLDEYIGLPASHPASFRRFLTERIIDRVHPGAFHLIDGEAADPHVECARLGALLTSAPIDLALVGIGENGHLAFNDPPADFTTETPYLVVQLDERCRRQQLGEGWFPRLEDVPTRAISMSVRQVLKTTHIIAIVPDTRKAEAVQQCLELEVSVWRPSSALRWHTATTLYLDRASSSLLSQPTHA; the protein is encoded by the coding sequence ATGGACGTTCGGATCTTCGAGTCGAAGCCCGCCCTCGCCGCCGCCGCGGCCGTCGAGGCATCCGGTCTCATCAGGGCCGCCATCGCCGCGACCGGCCACGCGCGGCTCATCGCCGCGACCGGCGCGGCGCAGTTCGAATTCCTCGAAGCCCTCGCGGGAACACCGGGCATCGAGTGGTCGAGGACGGAGTTCTTCCACCTCGACGAGTACATCGGCCTGCCGGCATCGCACCCGGCCAGCTTCCGCCGCTTCCTGACCGAGCGGATCATCGACCGGGTGCATCCGGGCGCATTCCACCTGATCGACGGAGAGGCTGCCGACCCGCACGTCGAGTGCGCGCGGCTCGGCGCACTCCTCACCAGCGCGCCGATCGACCTCGCGTTGGTCGGCATCGGCGAGAACGGCCACCTGGCGTTCAACGATCCCCCGGCGGACTTCACGACGGAGACGCCGTACCTGGTCGTCCAGCTCGACGAGCGGTGCCGGCGCCAGCAGCTCGGCGAGGGCTGGTTCCCGCGCCTCGAGGACGTGCCGACGCGGGCAATCTCGATGTCGGTTCGCCAGGTACTGAAGACGACGCACATCATCGCGATCGTTCCCGACACCCGGAAGGCCGAGGCCGTTCAGCAGTGCCTCGAGCTCGAGGTCAGTGTGTGGCGGCCCTCGTCCGCCTTGCGCTGGCACACCGCGACCACGCTGTATCTCGACCGTGCGTCGTCGTCGCTGCTGTCGCAGCCGACGCACGCCTGA
- a CDS encoding PIG-L family deacetylase: MTGHPGVDLVSPADAGTVLVVSPHDDDGVVGCGGFIANLPVPPVVVIASDGRLGYHSIAERNGFAERREREAVAAYGRLGVPPDRIRFLRYPDMSVRNYQSWETPDGRPGAYQVLFRVIRDCRPSTVFLPSDLDFHPDHKVIAEAGLVACVQAGETLMPELGPPAAIRRIYAYQVWEPLRDPVAAHPLDARCAAIKRSAITAFASQVDAFARMEQLGTLRYDQERLAQVRAFDAA; encoded by the coding sequence ATGACCGGACACCCGGGTGTCGATCTCGTCAGTCCTGCGGACGCCGGGACAGTGCTCGTCGTCTCGCCGCACGACGACGACGGCGTCGTCGGGTGCGGCGGGTTCATCGCGAACCTTCCGGTGCCGCCGGTCGTCGTGATCGCGAGTGACGGCCGCCTGGGCTACCACTCGATCGCCGAGCGCAACGGCTTCGCCGAACGGCGCGAGCGCGAGGCCGTGGCCGCGTACGGGCGCCTGGGTGTTCCGCCCGACCGGATCAGGTTCCTGCGTTACCCGGACATGTCGGTGCGCAACTACCAGAGCTGGGAAACTCCTGACGGGCGCCCTGGGGCGTACCAGGTACTGTTCCGCGTGATCCGGGACTGCCGGCCGTCGACGGTGTTCCTGCCGAGCGACTTGGACTTCCACCCCGATCACAAGGTGATTGCGGAAGCGGGCCTGGTGGCGTGCGTGCAGGCGGGCGAGACGCTGATGCCGGAGTTGGGCCCGCCGGCGGCGATCCGGCGCATCTACGCCTACCAGGTCTGGGAACCGCTGAGGGATCCGGTCGCGGCGCATCCGCTCGACGCGCGCTGCGCGGCGATCAAGCGGTCGGCCATCACGGCGTTCGCCTCGCAGGTCGACGCGTTCGCGCGCATGGAGCAACTCGGTACCCTTCGCTACGACCAGGAACGCCTCGCCCAGGTGCGGGCGTTCGACGCGGCCTGA
- a CDS encoding 3-ketoacyl-ACP reductase, whose amino-acid sequence MTQARVALITGGTRGIGLGVAEHLARDRFHLAVCGRREEASAAGALESLRRHGTDVFYSRCDVADRAAREALVEAVRARFGRLHVLVNNAGIAPPERRDLLEASEESFEKVLRTNLQGPYFLTQSVARWMVEQKRADPAFLACVVNVSSISATTASVNRGEYCVAKAGLGMATQLWAARLGEWDIPVYDVRPGIVRTDMTAEVEAKYDQMIAEGLLVQPRWGLPGDVGRAVAMLARGDLAYSTGQVLMVDGGFNVRRL is encoded by the coding sequence ATGACACAGGCACGCGTGGCGTTGATCACCGGAGGCACGCGCGGGATTGGCCTCGGCGTCGCCGAACACCTGGCGCGCGATCGGTTCCACCTGGCGGTGTGCGGCCGGCGCGAGGAGGCCTCCGCCGCCGGCGCGCTCGAATCGCTCAGGCGCCACGGCACTGATGTCTTCTACAGCCGCTGCGACGTCGCGGACCGCGCGGCCCGCGAAGCGCTCGTGGAGGCCGTGCGGGCGCGATTCGGCCGTCTCCACGTTCTGGTCAACAACGCCGGGATCGCGCCGCCGGAGCGCCGCGACCTGCTGGAGGCCTCCGAGGAGAGCTTCGAGAAGGTGCTGCGGACGAACCTTCAGGGCCCGTATTTCCTGACTCAATCCGTCGCACGCTGGATGGTCGAGCAGAAACGCGCCGACCCGGCCTTCCTCGCCTGCGTCGTCAACGTCTCGTCGATCTCGGCGACGACGGCGTCGGTGAACCGCGGCGAGTACTGCGTCGCCAAGGCGGGCCTGGGCATGGCCACGCAACTCTGGGCGGCCCGACTCGGCGAGTGGGACATCCCGGTCTATGACGTCCGGCCCGGCATCGTCCGCACGGACATGACCGCGGAGGTCGAGGCGAAGTACGACCAGATGATTGCCGAAGGCCTCCTCGTCCAGCCTCGGTGGGGGCTGCCGGGCGACGTCGGCCGCGCCGTGGCCATGCTGGCCCGTGGCGACCTCGCGTACTCGACGGGCCAGGTCCTGATGGTCGACGGCGGCTTCAACGTGCGCCGCCTGTAA
- a CDS encoding Gfo/Idh/MocA family oxidoreductase yields MTTRRIGIIMNGVSGRMGANQHLLRSIAAIRGDGGIGLPDGSVIMPDPILVGRSAAKLEALAERAQGLRWTTDLDTVLADPTYTVYFDAQTTNRRAAAVRRAIAAGKHVYCEKPTAVTMAEALDLYRLACEAGVKHGVVQDKLWLPGLVALRRLCAGGFFGRVLSVRGEFGYWVFEGDTVPAQRPSWNYRAEDGGGIIADMFAHWRYVLDNIFGPVTALSCLGAVHVNRRWDEAGRPYDCTADDAAYATFELEGGIVAQFNSSWCVRVRRDDLLTIQVDGTKGSAVAGLRNCWVQPAAATPRPVWNPDVATPGDYRADWQLLPEVEAHGNAFRAQWELFLRHVACDEPFPWDLLAGAKGVQLAELGLESWRTRSWVTVPPLNL; encoded by the coding sequence GTGACTACCAGGCGTATCGGCATCATCATGAACGGCGTCAGCGGGCGAATGGGCGCCAACCAGCATCTCCTGCGCTCGATCGCCGCCATCCGCGGCGACGGCGGCATCGGCCTGCCCGACGGCAGCGTGATCATGCCCGACCCGATCCTCGTCGGCCGCAGCGCCGCAAAGCTCGAGGCGCTCGCCGAGCGGGCACAGGGGCTGAGGTGGACGACCGACCTCGATACCGTGCTGGCGGATCCGACCTACACCGTCTACTTCGACGCGCAGACCACCAACCGGCGCGCCGCCGCGGTCAGGCGCGCGATTGCCGCGGGCAAGCACGTCTACTGCGAGAAGCCCACCGCGGTCACGATGGCCGAGGCACTGGACCTCTATCGGCTTGCGTGCGAGGCGGGCGTCAAGCATGGCGTGGTCCAGGACAAGCTCTGGCTGCCGGGCCTCGTCGCGCTGAGGCGCCTGTGCGCGGGCGGCTTCTTCGGGCGCGTTCTGTCGGTCCGCGGCGAGTTCGGCTACTGGGTGTTCGAGGGAGACACCGTCCCGGCGCAGCGCCCGTCGTGGAATTACCGCGCCGAGGACGGCGGCGGCATCATCGCCGACATGTTCGCCCACTGGCGCTACGTGCTCGACAACATCTTCGGCCCGGTCACGGCGCTCTCGTGCCTCGGCGCCGTACACGTCAATCGTCGCTGGGACGAGGCTGGCCGGCCCTACGACTGCACCGCCGACGACGCGGCCTACGCGACGTTCGAGCTCGAGGGCGGGATCGTTGCCCAGTTCAACTCGTCGTGGTGCGTCCGCGTGCGCCGCGACGACCTGCTGACGATCCAGGTGGACGGCACGAAGGGCTCCGCGGTGGCGGGCCTGCGGAACTGCTGGGTGCAACCTGCGGCCGCCACGCCACGGCCGGTGTGGAACCCCGACGTCGCGACGCCAGGCGACTACCGCGCCGACTGGCAGCTCCTGCCCGAGGTCGAGGCGCATGGGAACGCGTTTCGAGCCCAGTGGGAGCTGTTCCTGCGGCACGTCGCGTGCGACGAACCATTCCCGTGGGACCTGCTGGCGGGCGCGAAGGGCGTGCAACTGGCGGAGCTGGGTCTCGAGTCCTGGCGGACGAGAAGCTGGGTGACGGTGCCGCCGCTCAACTTGTGA
- a CDS encoding dimethylsulfonioproprionate lyase family protein, translated as MTIVDLNTTEGRRFPAGRRTKNVVGGQSPVQSGHFALGMVTLDPDGGQVPWHNQEQEEVYLVVEGSGEMCLGHERAVLGAGQAVAIPPGVFHQITNLGQTPLTLIYCYGPAGEVAHWRQELDGTLPRAGVDAPPLPEGARTQRA; from the coding sequence ATGACGATCGTCGATCTCAACACCACCGAGGGACGCCGCTTCCCCGCCGGACGTCGCACGAAGAACGTGGTCGGCGGCCAGTCGCCGGTGCAGTCCGGTCATTTCGCGCTGGGCATGGTGACGCTCGACCCGGACGGCGGCCAGGTGCCGTGGCACAACCAGGAACAGGAAGAGGTGTATCTCGTCGTCGAGGGCTCCGGCGAGATGTGCCTGGGCCACGAGCGCGCCGTTCTCGGCGCGGGCCAGGCGGTCGCGATCCCGCCCGGCGTCTTCCACCAGATCACCAATCTCGGGCAGACGCCGCTGACGTTGATCTACTGCTACGGCCCGGCCGGAGAGGTCGCGCACTGGCGGCAGGAACTCGATGGCACGCTGCCTCGCGCCGGCGTCGATGCGCCGCCGCTGCCGGAGGGCGCGCGGACGCAACGGGCGTGA